A window of the Arachis duranensis cultivar V14167 chromosome 5, aradu.V14167.gnm2.J7QH, whole genome shotgun sequence genome harbors these coding sequences:
- the LOC107491003 gene encoding uncharacterized protein LOC107491003: MESPTYWTQEKHMQFLNTIEASFVRTMLQNSIHRRRFLRLDRHLPDAFDSTLNHRHRNRSCATKQNARSVGLAIIRRTKRSSLSFNSLEDQVVPQVGNEGEAALVIS; this comes from the exons ATGGAGTCTCCAACATATTGGACACAAGAGAAGCACATGCAATTCCTCAACACCATAGAAGCCTCCTTTGTCCGCACCATGCTCCAAAACAGCATACACCGCCGCCGCTTCCTCCGCCTCGATCGCCACCTCCCGGACGCCTTCGATTCCACCCTCAACCACCGCCACCGCAACCGCAGTTGTGCCACAAAACAGAATGCACGCTCAG TGGGTCTAGCCATCATCAGAAGAACAAAGAGATCATCGTTGTCGTTCAATTCATTAGAGGATCAG GTGGTCCCACAAGTTGGAAACGAAGGTGAAGCTGCGTTAGTGATATCTTAG
- the LOC107491169 gene encoding heat stress transcription factor B-2b, producing the protein MTPPPPTPVDTSDSPATGGESQRSIPTPFLTKTYQLVEDQSIDDVISWNDDGSTFIVWNPTVFARDLLPKYFKHNNFSSFVRQLNTYGFRKVVPDRWEFSNDCFRRGEKRLLCEIQRRKISTPSPSPSPTAAGIATATVAVPSPMPLTAIPTAMPIISPSNSGDEQVISSSSSPSRAPAELLDENERLRKENVQLTKELAEMRSLCNNIFSLMSNYATTNAATTTTTNNSNSNQIDGSAQGSRDSAFTAVRPLDLMPVKRSSSGEPWTETATAMMVEEMNPKLFGVAIGAKRAREGGGGGGEGGGGGGGGSAGGRAGEEDTLLRLHQPGYADVKSEPLDCQNHRDNSSNQETPWLNQCHRANQRVCN; encoded by the exons ATGACTCCGCCTCCACCCACGCCGGTGGACACCTCCGACTCCCCCGCTACCGGCGGTGAGTCTCAGAGATCCATTCCGACTCCCTTTCTAACTAAGACCTACCAGCTCGTTGAGGACCAGTCCATTGATGACGTCATCTCCTGGAACGACGACGGATCCACCTTCATCGTCTGGAATCCTACCGTCTTCGCCAGAGACCTTCTCCCTAAGTATTTCAAGCACAATAATTTCTCTAGCTTTGTTCGCCAGCTCAACACCTAT GGATTTAGAAAAGTTGTACCTGATCGGTGGGAATTCTCCAACGACTGTTTCCGCCGGGGAGAGAAGCGCCTCCTCTGCGAGATTCAGCGCCGGAAGATCTCCACGCCCTCACCGTCGCCGTCTCCCACGGCTGCCGGGATTGCCACCGCCACCGTCGCGGTTCCTTCTCCGATGCCGTTGACCGCTATACCCACGGCGATGCCGATAATATCACCGTCTAACTCCGGCGACGAGCAGGTGATATCGTCGAGCTCTTCGCCGTCGCGAGCCCCGGCGGAGCTCCTCGACGAAAACGAGAGGCTACGGAAGGAGAACGTGCAGCTCACGAAGGAGCTCGCCGAGATGAGATCGCTTTGCAACAACATCTTCTCCCTGATGTCGAATTACGCCACCACCAACGCCGCCACAACTACCACCACAAACAACAGCAATAGCAACCAAATCGATGGAAGCGCCCAAGGAAGCAGAGATTCCGCTTTCACGGCAGTGAGGCCGCTAGATTTGATGCCGGTGAAGAGGAGTTCGAGCGGGGAACCGTGGACGGAAACGGCGACGGCGATGATGGTGGAGGAGATGAATCCGAAGCTCTTTGGCGTGGCAATTGGAGCAAAGCGTGCGAGAGaaggaggtggtggtggtggtgaaggaggaggaggaggaggaggtggtaGTGCTGGTGGAAGAGCAGGGGAGGAGGATACGCTGTTGCGCCTTCATCAGCCTGGTTATGCGGACGTGAAATCGGAGCCGTTAGATTGCCAGAACCATCGCGATAATAGTAGTAATCAGGAGACCCCATGGCTGAATCAGTGCCACAGAGCGAATCAAAGAGTTTGCAATTGA
- the LOC107491168 gene encoding protein phosphatase inhibitor 2, with product MRGRVRWDEANIGEIEANKPVRQKITEPKTPYHPMIDDDSSLSPVRGSFDACIGDENNNHTVHAEAIWSALNDMASSSQKGAGQSGGWSSEDEAEAMDQDGDEKSLRFKEHRKAHYDEFLKVRELRQKGLLEEEEEEEKDEDDGSVVCKGEYESEPSSSLSDGVKEIDIEGKQKVSMPSANGS from the exons ATGAG GGGACGCGTAAGATGGGACGAGGCTAACATTGGAGAAATTGAGGCAAACAAACCTGTGAGGCAGAAAATTACTGAGCCTAAGACTCCATATCATCCGATGATTGATGACGATA GTTCTCTATCCCCTGTACGAGGAAGTTTTGATGCATGTATTGGTGATGAAAATAATAATCACACAGTGCATGCTGAAGCAATATGGAGTGCTCTGAATGACATGGCTTCTAGTAGCCAGAAAGGTGCTGGGCAATCCGGCGGCTGGTCATCTGAGGATGAGGCAGAAGCGATGGATCAAGATGGTGATG AGAAGAGCTTAAGGTTTAAAGAACATAGAAAGGCCCACTATGACGAATTTCTGAAAGTTAGAGAGTTGCGGCAGAAGGGgcttcttgaagaagaagaagaagaagaaaaggacgAGGATGATGGTTCTGTAGTTTGTAAAGGAGAGTATGAATCTGAACCATCGTCTTCACTGAGTGATGGCGTCAAAGAGATAGATATTGAAGGGAAACAAAAAGTTTCAATGCCTTCAGCTAATGGTTCTTAG
- the LOC107491004 gene encoding CEN-like protein 1: MWLYICIEDLVSKVFTLYLYLWFSCFSIIMSRNMMEPLAVGRVIGDVVDVFNPSVRMNVIYSTKQVANGHELMPSTLVPKPRVEIGGHDLRDAYTLIMTDPDAPSPSDPYLREHLHWMVVDIPGTTDASFGREIVEYENPRPVIGIHRYVFILLKQHRGRQTVSPPASREQFNTRIFSQENGLGLPVAAVYFNAQRETAARRR; the protein is encoded by the exons ATGTGGCTATATATATGCATTGAGGATTTGGTTTCCAAGGTATTcacattatatttatatttgtggTTCTCTTGTTTCTCAATAATAATGTCTAGGAATATGATGGAACCACTTGCTGTGGGAAGAGTGATAGGAGATGTGGTTGATGTATTCAACCCAAGTGTGAGAATGAATGTGATTTATTCCACTAAGCAAGTTGCTAATGGTCATGAGCTTATGCCTTCAACCCTTGTGCCCAAGCCTAGAGTTGAGATTGGTGGTCATGACTTAAGGGATGCTTATACCTTg ATTATGACAGACCCGGATGCTCCAAGTCCTAGTGATCCATACTTGAGGGAACATCTTCACTG GATGGTTGTAGATATTCCTGGCACCACTGATGCATCTTTTG GGAGAGAGATAGTGGAGTATGAGAATCCAAGGCCAGTGATAGGAATACACAGATATGTGTTCATATTGTTGAAGCAGCATAGAGGGAGACAAACAGTGAGTCCCCCGGCTTCGAGAGAACAATTCAACACAAGAATCTTCTCTCAGGAAAATGGCCTTGGCCTACCTGTTGCTGCTGTTTACTTCAATGCTCAAAGAGAAACTGCTGCTAGGAGAAGGTGA